A genomic segment from Fodinicola acaciae encodes:
- the efeB gene encoding iron uptake transporter deferrochelatase/peroxidase subunit yields MTAIPRRRLIAGAITGGIAAAAGAAIGLEASNRSTPAEAEPAGSVAVPFHGTTQAGVVTPQQKEATIVSFDSTVDSQDELADLFRTITDRARFLCIGGRPLDTGISAPPTDSGVVGPDVRPDRLTVTVGVGASLFDQRYGLAARKPAKLKPMTTFPNDALKPELCHGDISVQLCADNRDTVVHALRDLARHTRGGMQIRWRADGFLSPSRPDGAPRNLMGFKDGTANPAASNVSLMKQLVWSGKSEPAWAAGGSYQVVRLIRMLVEFWDRVAMSEQENMFGRRRDTGAPLDGNHETDIPNFAADPIGSTIPLTSHIRRANPRTAKTASSVLLRRPYNYDNGVDEVGNLDMGMLFVCYQQDLVRQFEAVQTRLVDEPLVDYISPYGGGYFYVLPGVRDRADFLGRGLFRSEGKTSS; encoded by the coding sequence GTGACGGCCATTCCGCGCCGGCGGCTGATCGCCGGAGCCATCACCGGCGGCATCGCGGCGGCCGCCGGAGCGGCCATCGGCCTGGAGGCGAGCAACAGGTCGACGCCGGCCGAGGCCGAGCCGGCAGGCTCCGTGGCCGTACCGTTTCACGGCACGACACAGGCCGGGGTCGTGACACCACAACAAAAAGAGGCGACGATCGTCTCCTTCGACTCCACTGTGGACAGTCAGGACGAGTTGGCCGACCTGTTCCGCACGATCACCGATCGCGCACGTTTCCTGTGCATTGGCGGCCGGCCGCTGGACACCGGAATCTCGGCACCGCCAACGGACTCCGGTGTGGTTGGCCCGGACGTACGACCTGACCGGCTGACCGTCACGGTCGGCGTCGGCGCGTCGCTTTTCGACCAGCGATACGGACTGGCGGCGCGGAAGCCGGCGAAGCTCAAGCCGATGACGACGTTTCCCAACGACGCTCTCAAACCCGAGCTCTGCCACGGCGACATCTCCGTACAGCTCTGCGCCGACAACCGCGACACGGTCGTCCACGCGCTGCGGGACCTGGCCCGGCACACCCGCGGCGGCATGCAGATCCGGTGGCGCGCCGACGGTTTCCTGTCGCCGTCGCGGCCGGACGGCGCGCCGCGCAACCTGATGGGTTTCAAGGACGGCACGGCGAATCCGGCCGCTTCCAACGTGTCGCTGATGAAACAGCTGGTGTGGAGCGGAAAGTCGGAGCCGGCCTGGGCCGCCGGCGGCAGCTATCAGGTCGTCCGGCTGATCCGGATGCTGGTCGAGTTCTGGGACCGGGTGGCGATGTCCGAGCAGGAGAACATGTTCGGCCGCCGCCGCGACACCGGCGCGCCGCTGGATGGCAACCACGAGACGGACATCCCCAACTTCGCCGCCGACCCGATCGGCTCGACGATCCCGCTGACCAGCCACATCCGGCGGGCCAACCCGCGCACGGCGAAAACCGCGTCGAGCGTGTTGCTGCGCCGGCCGTACAACTACGACAACGGCGTCGACGAGGTCGGCAACCTCGACATGGGGATGCTTTTCGTCTGCTACCAACAGGATCTGGTACGGCAGTTCGAGGCCGTGCAGACCCGGCTCGTGGACGAGCCGCTGGTCGACTACATCTCACCGTACGGCGGCGGCTATTTCTACGTGCTGCCAGGCGTACGGGACCGCGCCGACTTCCTGGGTCGCGGCCTGTTCCGATCGGAGGGGAAAACCAGCTCATGA
- a CDS encoding EfeM/EfeO family lipoprotein translates to MSGLIASRRWWWPVYVIIAVAAFVAAFLVTRTLAPGPRQPDNTLTVARSGCGDGWNAPHAGDQVLYVHNLDDRSAEAYVVDAASGTVFAEVEALGPATTRPMHVSLPAGAYALKCVIEDTDPITGPTVRIGGAATGTSGIRPVTRADLVAPVRAYQRLVSAGIGTLIRDTTALRQAVASGDRASAQAAWLTAHLSYQRLGAAYDAFGDIDGPINGTTAGLPGGVTDAGFTGFHRIEYGLWHNAPPPSLQTFADKLLADTRTLQSQFADAQVDPRDLGLRTHEILEDASRDELTGHTDYGSDSMVATTEADLDGTRMVLGTLRPVLQGRYAGLPALDVSLNRLQTALDTGRGQPFGALPTARRQAISSALGDALERLAPIAVICDARRVS, encoded by the coding sequence GTGTCCGGCCTGATCGCCAGCCGCCGCTGGTGGTGGCCGGTGTACGTGATCATCGCCGTGGCGGCCTTCGTCGCCGCCTTTCTGGTGACGCGTACGCTCGCGCCGGGTCCGCGACAGCCGGACAACACGCTCACGGTGGCGCGCAGCGGCTGTGGTGACGGCTGGAACGCGCCGCACGCCGGCGACCAGGTTCTTTACGTGCACAACCTCGACGACCGCAGCGCCGAGGCATACGTCGTCGACGCCGCGTCCGGCACGGTGTTCGCCGAGGTCGAGGCACTCGGACCGGCGACCACGCGGCCGATGCACGTGTCGCTGCCGGCTGGCGCGTACGCACTCAAATGCGTCATCGAGGACACCGACCCGATCACCGGTCCGACCGTACGGATCGGCGGCGCGGCGACCGGCACCAGCGGCATACGCCCGGTGACGCGGGCCGACCTGGTGGCGCCGGTGCGCGCGTACCAACGGCTGGTCTCCGCCGGGATCGGCACGCTCATCCGCGACACGACGGCCCTGCGGCAGGCGGTCGCGTCCGGCGACCGCGCGTCGGCGCAGGCGGCCTGGCTGACCGCGCACCTGTCCTACCAGCGGCTCGGTGCCGCGTACGACGCCTTCGGTGACATCGACGGACCGATCAACGGCACGACCGCAGGCCTGCCTGGCGGCGTCACGGACGCGGGTTTCACCGGTTTCCACCGGATCGAGTACGGCCTGTGGCACAACGCGCCGCCGCCGTCGTTGCAGACCTTCGCCGACAAGCTGTTGGCCGACACGAGGACATTGCAGTCGCAGTTTGCCGACGCGCAGGTCGATCCGCGCGATCTCGGCCTGCGTACGCACGAGATCCTCGAGGACGCCTCGCGCGACGAGCTGACCGGCCACACCGACTACGGCAGCGACAGCATGGTGGCGACCACCGAGGCTGACCTGGACGGCACCCGGATGGTGCTCGGCACCTTGCGGCCGGTGCTGCAGGGCCGATACGCCGGTCTGCCGGCTCTGGACGTGTCGCTCAACCGCCTGCAGACAGCCCTGGACACCGGTCGGGGCCAGCCGTTCGGCGCGTTGCCCACGGCTCGGCGACAGGCGATCAGCAGCGCGCTCGGCGACGCGTTGGAACGGCTCGCGCCGATCGCCGTCATCTGCGACGCGCGGAGGGTCTCGTGA